A single genomic interval of Opitutia bacterium harbors:
- the fliS gene encoding flagellar export chaperone FliS, which yields MVAQDYARTYRSNAVLTASPGQLVLMLYDGALRALHGARGGFELSSEDPRRYEVINTQLLKAQAIISELQGTLNLEAGDGKFAREMHRLYDYYLRRLMEANLRKQQEPIIEVERLLGDVRNAWAEMLAKHESSTTEHVRGVA from the coding sequence ATGGTTGCCCAAGACTACGCGCGGACCTACCGCTCCAACGCGGTTCTCACCGCCAGCCCCGGCCAGCTCGTGCTGATGCTCTACGATGGCGCGCTGCGCGCCCTCCACGGCGCCCGTGGCGGCTTCGAACTCTCCAGCGAAGATCCCCGGCGCTACGAAGTGATCAATACCCAGCTCCTCAAGGCGCAGGCGATCATCTCCGAACTCCAGGGCACGCTCAATCTCGAGGCCGGCGACGGCAAGTTCGCCCGCGAGATGCACCGCCTCTACGACTACTACCTCCGCCGCCTGATGGAGGCCAACCTCCGCAAGCAGCAGGAGCCGATCATCGAGGTCGAGCGTCTGCTCGGCGACGTGCGCAACGCGTGGGCCGAGATGCTCGCCAAGCACGAAAGTTCGACGACCGAGCACGTTCGCGGCGTCGCCTGA
- a CDS encoding response regulator: MRDSSSLSPAPSDPSRRNAVLLLEDNEIIASMLTALLKSMSLRVIWCADGASAERVFAERHGEVLLVLADCRLPDVDGRDVCARFRTRIPELPVLVTSGSVSGRGVAPLERNRLVEYLPKPYAPSEVLTRVRRLMDAASSAGPLNTGMV, translated from the coding sequence ATGCGTGATTCCTCATCACTGTCTCCGGCGCCTTCCGACCCTTCGCGACGCAATGCGGTCCTGCTGCTGGAAGACAATGAGATCATCGCCAGCATGCTCACGGCGCTGCTGAAATCCATGTCGTTGCGTGTGATCTGGTGTGCCGACGGAGCGAGTGCGGAGCGGGTTTTCGCGGAGCGTCATGGCGAGGTGCTGCTCGTGCTGGCCGATTGTCGTCTCCCGGATGTCGACGGCCGCGATGTTTGCGCGCGGTTTCGCACCCGGATTCCCGAACTTCCCGTTTTGGTCACCAGCGGCAGCGTCTCCGGTCGTGGCGTCGCTCCGCTCGAGCGCAACCGCCTGGTCGAATATCTGCCCAAGCCTTACGCGCCTTCGGAGGTGCTGACGCGCGTGCGGCGGCTGATGGACGCCGCCAGTAGCGCCGGACCTTTGAACACAGGAATGGTTTGA
- a CDS encoding sigma-54-dependent Fis family transcriptional regulator produces MSFEKVLIVEDEPVVRNLQTEIFTRRKFIVATAETLAQAESLLTKESFDLVMLDIRLPDGDGQQFLERLATLPERPLVVMVTGYGSIESAVSCMRAGAFDYVLKPFTPSQIDIIIKKGQSYRQLLQVNKLLSDQQGEDEGAIVGKSPTMLRLRQLIERVAPTDATVLITGENGTGKEMVARELYRRSPRRQNPFIKVNCAAISENLIESEFFGHERGAFTGATDRREGRFELANQGTLLLDEVSEIPANLQAKLLRVLQEREFERVGGNRTIKVNVRILATSNRDLIGYVEKGAFRQDLYYRLNVFPVHVPSLRERAEDILPLADHFLARYARKFGIKVAGFSESARGAMLGYRWPGNVRELQNTIERAVILTEEGRAVSAAALGLPLVGSVTSSGEALLNSSVPFDFEQRTANGNSVAESSAVATTDASGKVLTIAELEKQAIKAALQQTGGNRTKAAELLGISIRTLRNKLQEYRDAGDPIEVGADAAD; encoded by the coding sequence ATGTCGTTCGAGAAAGTCCTCATCGTCGAAGACGAGCCCGTCGTCCGCAATCTCCAGACCGAGATCTTCACGCGGCGCAAATTCATCGTCGCGACGGCCGAGACGCTCGCGCAGGCCGAGTCGTTGCTGACCAAGGAGTCGTTCGACCTCGTGATGCTCGACATCCGTCTGCCCGACGGCGACGGCCAGCAATTCCTCGAGCGCCTCGCGACGCTCCCCGAGCGCCCGCTCGTGGTGATGGTCACCGGCTACGGCTCGATCGAATCCGCCGTGTCGTGCATGCGCGCCGGCGCGTTCGACTACGTGCTGAAGCCTTTCACGCCCTCGCAGATCGATATCATCATCAAGAAGGGCCAGTCCTACCGCCAGTTGCTCCAGGTCAACAAGCTCCTCAGCGACCAGCAGGGCGAGGACGAGGGAGCCATCGTGGGCAAAAGCCCGACGATGCTCCGCCTCCGCCAGCTCATCGAGCGCGTCGCTCCGACCGACGCCACGGTGCTCATCACCGGCGAGAACGGCACGGGCAAGGAAATGGTCGCGCGCGAACTCTACCGCCGCAGCCCGCGCCGCCAGAATCCCTTCATCAAGGTCAACTGCGCCGCGATTTCCGAGAATCTGATCGAGAGCGAGTTCTTCGGCCACGAGCGCGGCGCGTTCACCGGCGCCACCGACCGCCGCGAAGGCCGCTTCGAACTCGCCAACCAAGGCACGCTGCTCCTCGACGAAGTCTCCGAAATTCCCGCGAACCTTCAGGCGAAGCTCCTGCGCGTGCTCCAAGAGCGCGAATTCGAGCGCGTCGGCGGCAATCGCACGATCAAGGTCAACGTCCGCATCCTCGCCACCTCGAACCGCGACCTCATCGGCTACGTCGAGAAAGGCGCGTTCCGGCAGGACCTCTATTACCGGCTCAACGTTTTCCCGGTGCACGTGCCGTCGCTGCGGGAGCGTGCGGAGGACATCCTGCCGCTCGCCGATCATTTTCTCGCCCGCTACGCCCGCAAATTCGGCATCAAGGTCGCCGGCTTCTCCGAATCCGCGCGCGGCGCCATGCTCGGCTACCGCTGGCCGGGCAACGTCCGCGAACTCCAAAACACGATCGAGCGCGCCGTCATTCTCACCGAAGAAGGCCGGGCCGTCTCGGCCGCTGCGCTCGGCCTGCCGCTCGTCGGCAGCGTGACCTCGTCCGGCGAAGCCCTGCTGAACTCCAGCGTTCCTTTCGACTTCGAGCAGCGGACCGCCAACGGCAACAGCGTCGCCGAGTCGTCCGCCGTGGCGACGACCGATGCGAGCGGCAAGGTGCTGACCATCGCCGAACTCGAAAAGCAGGCCATCAAGGCGGCCTTGCAGCAGACCGGCGGCAATCGCACGAAAGCGGCCGAACTGCTCGGGATCAGCATCCGCACGCTGCGCAACAAGCTCCAGGAATACCGCGATGCCGGCGACCCGATCGAGGTCGGCGCGGACGCGGCCGACTGA
- a CDS encoding chemotaxis protein CheX, whose translation MPATQEISESLVRENITRAIADVFKTMLGQSSALATTATQGSEASWPPIPVDGANCAPQVVGTVGFIGDANGLIYLYLPVHFAKICTCQLLGMSEAEVDEAGDEVVNDAIGELTNMSVGSFKNGLCDAGYPCMLTIPSILRGSNFCVEPISSAQRYIYSFECGGHKIVTDILMKTGN comes from the coding sequence ATGCCCGCCACCCAGGAAATCTCCGAGTCCCTCGTCCGCGAGAACATCACCCGTGCCATCGCCGACGTTTTCAAAACCATGCTGGGCCAATCGTCGGCGCTGGCTACCACCGCCACGCAAGGCAGCGAAGCCAGCTGGCCGCCGATCCCGGTCGATGGCGCGAACTGCGCTCCGCAAGTTGTCGGCACCGTCGGCTTCATCGGCGACGCCAACGGCCTCATCTACCTCTACCTGCCTGTGCACTTCGCCAAGATCTGCACCTGCCAGCTGCTCGGCATGAGCGAGGCCGAGGTCGATGAAGCGGGCGACGAGGTCGTCAACGACGCCATCGGCGAGCTCACCAACATGAGCGTCGGCTCCTTCAAGAACGGCCTCTGCGACGCCGGCTACCCCTGCATGCTCACGATCCCCTCGATCCTGCGCGGCAGCAATTTCTGCGTGGAGCCCATCAGCTCGGCGCAGCGCTACATCTACTCCTTCGAATGCGGCGGCCACAAAATCGTGACCGACATTCTGATGAAGACCGGCAACTGA
- a CDS encoding response regulator: MRNKVLTVDDSKTVRIIVRKAFKPYDCEILEAANGVEGLAVAAKEMPDLILLDVTMPVMDGVEMLTKLKADPQLKSIPVMMLTAEGGRDNVLKIAKIGVRDYIVKPFKEEVLVEKAGRIIELKPLSDGPAKARSIFDPATLLVVEDKPAIVQQIQEGLKHTPWKIHGVSTQGEAIDFCTKSPPDLIMISLSLPEDAAFTLFRLIRTNVKTKYTPVFGLVVKTETAPQQQAQTVGFTTVITKPIDLGELETKIAKAMNLDTSQRYFAIEGDCLMMKVSDNSSQSVIAEVATYMKPKMAEAVDAGHNKVIIDVHQLKSLHMGVIKLLVQAMQTCRDLGMQFAIVGNSVIATECKGFEDTRTWTFHESVDEAKASLSKQPALASA, encoded by the coding sequence ATGCGCAACAAAGTTCTCACCGTCGACGATTCCAAAACTGTCCGTATCATCGTGCGGAAGGCGTTCAAGCCGTATGACTGCGAAATCCTCGAGGCGGCCAACGGCGTCGAGGGCCTCGCGGTGGCCGCGAAGGAAATGCCCGACCTGATCCTCCTCGACGTCACCATGCCCGTCATGGACGGCGTCGAAATGCTCACGAAGCTGAAGGCCGACCCGCAGCTCAAGAGCATCCCCGTCATGATGCTCACCGCCGAAGGCGGCCGCGACAACGTCCTCAAGATCGCCAAAATCGGCGTGCGCGACTACATCGTGAAGCCGTTCAAGGAGGAAGTCCTCGTCGAGAAGGCTGGCCGCATCATCGAGCTCAAGCCGCTCTCCGACGGTCCTGCGAAGGCGCGCTCCATTTTCGATCCCGCCACGCTCCTCGTCGTCGAGGACAAGCCCGCGATCGTCCAGCAGATCCAGGAAGGCCTGAAGCACACGCCGTGGAAGATCCATGGCGTCAGCACGCAGGGTGAGGCGATCGACTTCTGCACGAAGTCCCCGCCGGATCTGATCATGATCTCGCTGTCGCTGCCGGAAGACGCGGCGTTCACGCTCTTCCGTCTCATCCGCACGAACGTGAAGACGAAATACACGCCCGTGTTCGGCCTGGTCGTGAAGACCGAGACCGCCCCGCAGCAGCAGGCGCAGACGGTTGGTTTCACCACGGTCATCACGAAGCCGATCGATCTCGGCGAGCTCGAGACGAAGATCGCCAAGGCGATGAACCTCGACACCTCCCAGCGCTACTTCGCCATCGAGGGCGATTGCCTGATGATGAAGGTCTCGGACAACAGCTCCCAGTCCGTGATCGCCGAAGTCGCCACCTACATGAAGCCGAAGATGGCCGAGGCCGTCGATGCCGGTCACAACAAGGTGATCATCGACGTGCACCAGCTGAAGTCCCTCCACATGGGCGTGATCAAGCTGCTCGTGCAGGCCATGCAGACCTGCCGCGACCTCGGCATGCAGTTCGCGATCGTCGGCAACTCCGTCATCGCCACCGAGTGCAAGGGCTTCGAAGACACGCGCACGTGGACCTTCCACGAGAGCGTGGACGAGGCGAAGGCCAGCCTGAGCAAGCAGCCCGCGCTCGCCAGCGCCTGA